GGAAAGTCCGGAGCGCAGGGTCGTTGAGATTCTTAAAAATAACAGGATTGATGTTGCGGCTACATTGCCGTGCGACAGGATAAAAGTGCTGCTTCCCCTTATAAGCCAGAACATAAATACCATTCCCCTCACCCGCGAGGAAAACGGCGTGGGGATATGTGCTGGTGCGTATCTTGGGGGTGGAAGACCGATTATGGTTATCCAGAGTACTGGTCTTGGCAATATGATAAATGCTCTTCTTTCCCTTAATCTTACCTACGGGATACCGCTGCCCGTACTGGCAAGCTGGCGGGGTATCTACAAGGAATCAATAGAAGCCCAGATACAGTTTGGAAAGAGAATGCCGGGGATTCTGGAATCGGCTGGTTTAGCAACTACTATAATCAAGTCCAGAGATGAACTGGATAATATCGACCTTGCAATCAAGGATTCTTTCAGTAATAACCACCCGCATATTATCCTGATTTCTCCTGCAGCATGGGAAAACCCGTCCGGTGATATCCCCGCACCTCTGGAGATAACCCCGCGAATCTCGGAATTGAATTTTAAATCAAAGATAAGAAAACCTGTAATGACAAGATACGATGCAATTGGAATAGTTGCAGGATTGAGCGGTGACGATATTATAATTTCAAACCTTGGTTTCCCCTCCAAGGAATTATATATGATTAAGGACAGGGAGCTTAATTTCTACATGCTGGGTTCGATGGGGCTGGCATCCTCTATCGGGCTTGGGCTGGCGCTTGTTCAAAAGAAGCGTGTGTACGTGATCGACGGCGATGGGAGCCTTCTCATGAATCCGAATGTGTTGATTAGCATAGGAGCATATAACCCCCAGAACCTTAGTATTATTGCCGTGGACAATGCCGCGTACGGCTCAACCGGAAATCAGGGAACTTGCACGTACAACCAGATAGACCTTGAACTACTGGCTAAAGTTAGCGGAATAAAAAATACAATAAAAGTGCATTCAAAAAAGGAATTGAAAGAGGCGCTGCTTCGCAAAGTGAGTTTTATTCACGCTGTTGTGAAACCACTCAATGTGAATTGCAGTGAGATTCCCTTTTCTGCAAATGAGATTAAACAGAGATTTATGAAAGCAATCTAAGATTTAATCGTAAT
The sequence above is drawn from the Candidatus Methanoperedens sp. genome and encodes:
- the comE gene encoding sulfopyruvate decarboxylase subunit beta produces the protein MESPERRVVEILKNNRIDVAATLPCDRIKVLLPLISQNINTIPLTREENGVGICAGAYLGGGRPIMVIQSTGLGNMINALLSLNLTYGIPLPVLASWRGIYKESIEAQIQFGKRMPGILESAGLATTIIKSRDELDNIDLAIKDSFSNNHPHIILISPAAWENPSGDIPAPLEITPRISELNFKSKIRKPVMTRYDAIGIVAGLSGDDIIISNLGFPSKELYMIKDRELNFYMLGSMGLASSIGLGLALVQKKRVYVIDGDGSLLMNPNVLISIGAYNPQNLSIIAVDNAAYGSTGNQGTCTYNQIDLELLAKVSGIKNTIKVHSKKELKEALLRKVSFIHAVVKPLNVNCSEIPFSANEIKQRFMKAI